One genomic window of Micromonospora sp. WMMD1128 includes the following:
- a CDS encoding Rrf2 family transcriptional regulator, whose amino-acid sequence MQISARGDYAVRAALSLATAYPTLLSTQAIAAEQEMPRKFLEAVLADLRRSGIVRAQRGAEGGYTLSRPPRDVTIGQVLRAVDGPLAGVRGLRPEETRYDGAAENLPRLWVAVRASVRRVVDEVSLDELVSGRLPAHVRKLTTQPDAWEPR is encoded by the coding sequence GTGCAGATCTCCGCGCGCGGCGACTACGCGGTCCGGGCAGCCCTGAGCCTGGCCACCGCGTACCCCACTCTGTTGTCCACCCAGGCCATCGCGGCGGAGCAGGAGATGCCCCGCAAGTTCCTCGAGGCGGTCCTGGCGGACCTGCGTCGCTCGGGGATCGTGCGGGCCCAGCGCGGCGCCGAGGGTGGCTACACGCTGTCCCGGCCGCCGCGCGACGTCACCATCGGGCAGGTGTTGCGCGCCGTCGACGGCCCGCTGGCCGGGGTACGCGGCCTGCGCCCCGAGGAGACCCGGTACGACGGCGCGGCGGAGAACCTGCCCCGGCTCTGGGTGGCGGTGCGCGCCTCGGTGCGGCGGGTGGTCGACGAGGTGAGCCTGGACGAGCTGGTCAGTGGCCGGTTGCCGGCGCACGTGCGCAAGCTGACCACCCAGCCGGACGCGTGGGAGCCGCGTTGA
- a CDS encoding flavin reductase family protein, whose protein sequence is MTTVERPATVELRPVDVDSFRGLLRRQATTVTVVTTPGLHGGRHLPTLPPAGFTATSFTSVSLDPPLVSVRLGHASASWPTVAHAEHVAVHLLAPDQQEIAQIFATSGIDRLTVHPGWTAGPFGVPLIGDALAVLLCRVVRRLTADDHTVVLGEPLALGLGADDDPRGRPVTTPESW, encoded by the coding sequence GTGACCACCGTGGAGCGGCCCGCCACCGTCGAGCTGCGCCCGGTCGACGTCGACTCGTTCCGTGGCCTGCTGCGCCGCCAGGCGACCACGGTCACCGTGGTCACCACGCCCGGCCTGCACGGCGGCCGGCACCTGCCGACGCTGCCGCCGGCCGGCTTCACCGCCACCTCGTTCACCTCGGTGTCGCTGGACCCGCCGCTGGTCTCGGTCCGCCTCGGTCACGCCTCGGCGAGCTGGCCCACCGTCGCGCACGCCGAACACGTGGCGGTGCACCTGCTCGCCCCCGACCAGCAGGAGATCGCGCAGATCTTCGCCACCAGCGGCATCGACCGGCTCACCGTCCACCCCGGCTGGACCGCCGGCCCGTTCGGGGTGCCGCTGATCGGCGACGCGCTGGCCGTGCTGCTCTGCCGGGTGGTCCGCCGGCTCACCGCCGACGACCACACCGTCGTGCTCGGCGAACCGCTGGCGCTCGGCCTCGGTGCGGACGACGACCCGCGCGGCCGACCCGTCACCACGCCCGAGTCGTGGTGA
- a CDS encoding tetratricopeptide repeat protein — protein sequence MSSGFADLTVQAHQLVSEGDLTGAQQLLADALSDADPRPGNASPELAEAAGLQARLLVALGEPHSARGWAAFAYAAATRLFGRSDERTVTAAATLAAVLHRVGSDARAARLYSDVIIELTARDGPESQRVLAAHADLATVEYARGQCDVARDRLQDAWELHREVYGDGHPSGIKMLAKLGAMERDCGRYDDAHEHLALAEDLCRQHLAVDDPLAVQVAGLARAAADPDHVCAAPPEPPARETPVVPAARVPSSAEGPPDLPPYAPPALDDPVETPLYHPPGRAADTAHVPTPRTPPEADGDPYDDYPWPPDEPAEQPWRPDEPAEQPWRSSEPAEQPWRSSEPAEQPWRSSEPAEQPWRSSESTEQPWRSSEPAEQPWRPGEEALPPTVAGLADDAPGVRRVPPPPESPSRYLPVHVPRPPVPPRRERPWLPLAVLGVVVALLLGTIAVIAGVSKVGSRDAPVTPTTGPSAGPSSGPPASTRPTASAPPAARPGTPPGRFTLTDRRDSIVLSWTYPRGAEGPVVVAGGRAGQPQGTFATLPAGSGDYIAYGLDRTTDYCFTVALVWSTDTVARAGPVCTKRRR from the coding sequence GTGTCCTCCGGCTTCGCTGACCTGACCGTCCAGGCGCACCAACTGGTGTCCGAAGGCGACCTCACCGGCGCGCAGCAACTGCTCGCCGACGCGCTCAGCGACGCCGATCCCCGCCCCGGCAACGCCTCCCCCGAGCTGGCCGAGGCGGCCGGTCTCCAGGCGCGGCTGCTCGTCGCGCTCGGCGAGCCGCACTCCGCCCGCGGCTGGGCCGCGTTCGCGTACGCGGCGGCCACCCGGCTGTTCGGGCGCTCCGACGAGCGCACCGTCACCGCCGCCGCGACGCTCGCCGCGGTGCTGCACCGCGTCGGCAGCGACGCCCGGGCCGCCCGGCTCTACTCGGACGTCATCATCGAGCTGACCGCCCGTGACGGGCCGGAGTCCCAACGGGTGCTTGCCGCGCACGCCGACCTGGCCACTGTGGAATACGCGCGCGGCCAGTGCGACGTGGCCCGGGACCGGCTCCAGGACGCCTGGGAGCTGCACCGCGAGGTCTACGGCGACGGCCACCCCAGCGGCATCAAGATGCTTGCGAAGCTCGGCGCGATGGAACGCGACTGCGGCCGGTACGACGACGCGCACGAGCACCTGGCCCTCGCCGAGGACCTGTGCCGCCAGCACCTGGCCGTGGACGACCCGCTCGCCGTCCAGGTGGCCGGGCTGGCCCGCGCCGCCGCCGACCCCGACCACGTCTGCGCCGCGCCGCCCGAGCCGCCCGCGCGCGAGACGCCGGTGGTGCCCGCCGCCCGCGTCCCCTCGTCCGCCGAGGGGCCGCCCGACCTGCCGCCCTACGCCCCGCCCGCGCTCGACGACCCGGTGGAGACGCCGCTCTACCACCCGCCCGGCCGGGCCGCCGACACCGCGCACGTGCCGACGCCCCGTACCCCGCCCGAGGCCGACGGCGACCCGTACGACGACTACCCGTGGCCGCCCGACGAGCCGGCGGAACAGCCGTGGCGACCGGACGAGCCGGCCGAACAGCCCTGGCGGTCGAGCGAGCCGGCGGAACAGCCCTGGCGGTCGAGCGAGCCGGCGGAACAGCCCTGGCGGTCGAGCGAGCCGGCGGAACAGCCCTGGCGGTCGAGCGAGTCGACGGAACAGCCCTGGCGGTCGAGCGAGCCGGCCGAGCAGCCGTGGCGACCGGGTGAGGAGGCGCTGCCGCCGACCGTGGCCGGGCTCGCCGACGACGCGCCGGGCGTACGCCGGGTGCCGCCGCCCCCGGAGTCGCCGTCGCGCTACCTGCCGGTGCACGTGCCCCGCCCGCCCGTCCCGCCCCGGCGGGAACGTCCCTGGCTGCCGCTGGCGGTGCTCGGCGTGGTGGTGGCGCTGCTGCTCGGCACCATCGCGGTGATCGCCGGGGTGTCCAAGGTGGGCTCCCGCGACGCCCCGGTCACGCCGACGACCGGGCCGTCGGCGGGCCCGTCGAGCGGGCCGCCCGCCTCCACCCGCCCCACCGCGAGCGCGCCGCCGGCCGCCCGTCCGGGCACCCCACCGGGCCGGTTCACGCTCACCGACCGGCGCGACAGCATCGTGCTGAGCTGGACGTACCCGCGCGGCGCGGAAGGCCCGGTGGTGGTCGCCGGTGGCCGCGCGGGTCAGCCGCAGGGCACGTTCGCGACGTTGCCCGCCGGCAGCGGCGACTACATCGCCTACGGGCTCGACCGCACCACCGACTACTGCTTCACCGTGGCGCTCGTCTGGTCCACCGACACGGTCGCCCGCGCCGGGCCGGTCTGCACGAAGCGACGCCGCTGA
- a CDS encoding VOC family protein codes for MGIHRLNHAVLYVSDLERSVAFYRDVLGFRRVPMTPDGFRGAAFLQAPDSTNDHDLGLFEIGAAAGASEAGRRTVGLYHLAWELDTLDELGATAERLAAAGALAGASDHGTTKSLYGRDPDGLEFEIVWIVPADLLDDATLAARKRIGRLDLDRERQRYGGQTRGGVGVSVPS; via the coding sequence ATGGGAATCCACCGCCTCAACCACGCCGTCCTCTACGTCAGTGACCTGGAGCGCAGCGTCGCCTTCTACCGCGACGTGCTGGGCTTCCGCCGGGTGCCGATGACGCCCGACGGCTTCCGCGGCGCCGCCTTCCTCCAGGCGCCCGACTCCACCAACGACCACGACCTCGGCCTGTTCGAGATCGGCGCGGCGGCCGGGGCGTCCGAGGCCGGCCGGCGCACCGTCGGCCTCTACCACCTCGCCTGGGAACTGGACACGCTCGACGAGCTGGGCGCCACCGCCGAGCGGCTGGCCGCCGCCGGCGCTCTGGCCGGCGCCTCCGACCACGGCACCACCAAGAGCCTCTACGGCCGCGACCCGGACGGGCTGGAGTTCGAGATCGTCTGGATCGTCCCGGCCGACCTGCTCGACGACGCCACGCTCGCCGCCCGCAAGCGGATCGGCCGGCTCGACCTCGACCGCGAGCGGCAGCGCTACGGCGGACAGACCCGCGGCGGCGTGGGCGTCTCCGTCCCGTCCTGA
- a CDS encoding DUF4236 domain-containing protein — MGVQFRKRKKFGPLILHFTQNGFSSWSIKIGRWSWNSNTRAHRVDLPGPLSWKQDKA, encoded by the coding sequence ATGGGCGTCCAGTTCCGTAAGCGCAAGAAGTTCGGGCCGCTGATCCTCCACTTCACCCAGAACGGGTTTTCCTCGTGGAGCATCAAGATCGGCCGCTGGTCCTGGAACTCGAACACCCGCGCCCACCGCGTGGACCTTCCGGGGCCGCTCTCCTGGAAGCAGGACAAGGCCTGA
- a CDS encoding AraC family transcriptional regulator — protein MVTTGQPSPAFRTGLSEPRLSADEIFTGALDDLTPAPGWPRPVLLDHDLLILVTHGHGTAELDFRAVSCRPGTLLHARPGQVLRCLGPQLDATVVCWGPDALRGLDVDPDAVPTYRQLAGEDEDAVISEVTQLAVDADRHALVPAAAALLRHQLAVLLLRLSLLPHPGDGPAPGAEAETFRRLCREVERGYRRTRRVEDYAAQLGCSVRTLTRACLAVTGRSAKQVIDERVALQARRLLAATDEPIAGIGRRLGFPEPTNFGRFFTREVGVSPGAFRAAREQPLPVRSVRPRPPADSPVRAGQA, from the coding sequence ATGGTCACTACCGGTCAGCCCTCCCCGGCCTTCCGCACCGGCCTGTCGGAGCCCCGCCTCAGCGCCGACGAGATTTTCACCGGCGCGCTCGACGATCTCACCCCGGCACCCGGCTGGCCCCGGCCGGTCCTGCTCGACCACGATCTGCTGATCCTGGTCACGCACGGCCACGGCACCGCCGAGCTGGACTTCCGGGCGGTGTCCTGCCGGCCGGGCACGTTGCTGCACGCCCGGCCCGGCCAGGTGCTGCGTTGCCTCGGTCCGCAGCTCGACGCCACGGTGGTGTGCTGGGGGCCGGACGCGCTGCGCGGCCTCGACGTCGACCCGGACGCGGTGCCCACCTACCGCCAGCTCGCCGGGGAGGACGAGGACGCGGTGATCAGCGAGGTGACCCAGTTGGCCGTGGACGCCGACCGGCACGCGCTGGTGCCCGCCGCCGCGGCGCTGCTGCGGCACCAGCTCGCCGTGCTGCTGCTGCGGCTGAGCCTGCTGCCGCATCCCGGGGACGGGCCGGCGCCGGGCGCCGAGGCGGAGACGTTCCGGCGGCTGTGCCGGGAGGTGGAGCGCGGCTACCGGCGTACCCGCCGGGTGGAGGACTACGCCGCCCAGCTCGGCTGCTCCGTGCGTACCCTGACCCGGGCCTGCCTGGCGGTGACCGGCCGCAGCGCCAAGCAGGTCATCGACGAGCGGGTGGCGTTGCAGGCCCGGCGGTTGCTGGCCGCCACCGACGAGCCGATCGCCGGGATCGGCCGGCGGCTCGGTTTTCCCGAGCCGACCAACTTCGGCCGCTTCTTCACCCGGGAGGTCGGGGTGAGCCCGGGCGCGTTCCGGGCCGCCCGGGAGCAGCCGCTTCCGGTCCGTTCGGTGCGCCCGCGCCCTCCCGCCGACTCCCCCGTGCGGGCCGGCCAGGCATGA
- a CDS encoding MarR family transcriptional regulator, whose translation MGVMTRWLDPDEQRTWRAFLAASRALMDTLDRELQRDAGMPHAYYEILVRLSEAPDRRLRMSELADATGSSRSRLSHAATRLEAAGWIRREDCPTDRRGQLAVLTDDGFDTLAAAAPGHVEGVRRHLFDALSPAQVDQLRRISETLADHLTGSEPN comes from the coding sequence ATGGGCGTCATGACCAGGTGGCTGGACCCCGACGAGCAGCGGACCTGGCGGGCCTTCCTCGCCGCCTCCCGCGCGCTGATGGACACGCTCGACCGCGAGCTGCAACGCGACGCCGGCATGCCGCACGCCTACTACGAGATCCTGGTCCGGCTCTCCGAGGCCCCCGACCGGCGGCTGCGGATGAGCGAGCTGGCCGACGCCACCGGCTCCTCCCGCAGCCGGCTCTCGCACGCCGCCACCCGGCTGGAGGCCGCCGGATGGATCCGCCGGGAGGACTGCCCCACCGACCGGCGCGGCCAGCTCGCCGTCCTCACCGACGACGGCTTCGACACCCTGGCCGCCGCCGCGCCCGGCCACGTCGAGGGGGTACGCCGACACCTGTTCGACGCGCTCAGCCCGGCCCAGGTCGACCAGCTGCGCCGGATCAGCGAAACGCTCGCCGACCACCTGACCGGATCGGAACCAAACTGA